One Natronomonas gomsonensis genomic window, CCCCAGTACTCAAGCAGGTCGGCGTGGCCGCCGTAGAACTCGGTGGCGTTGGCCCGGTCGTCGAACGTGACGTTCCAGACGTAGGCGGTCTCGTTGCCGGCGGCGTAGGCGTGGAGTCGGTCGGCGTACCACCCCTCGGCGTAGGAGACGTCGTAGGTGAACGGCCGGGTCGAATCGAGTCGCCCGGTCGTCTCGTTGCGGTTGTAGAAGGCGTCGCTGTCGATGAGCGCGTTCTCGCGGTCGTAGCCGTCGGCGAGCGTGTAGGCGAACATCGAGACAAGGCCGGCCTGTCCGACCGTCGCGTGGTCGGGGCCACTCGCCGGGGTGACGCGATTCCACTCCGTGTCGTTGTGGTCGGCGACGGTCGCCGTGCCGTAGGCGTCGGCGCCGTAGGTCTGGGCGTACACCACCTCCGCGCTGGTGTCGGGCACGTCGTCGTACATCGGGTCGATGGCGTCCCAACCGCCGCGCTCGCGGTGGTAGTTGACGAACGACGGTCCCTCGGAGTACGGGAAAAAGCCCGCGTAGTAGACGCCGAAGTGGAAGTTCTCTCCGGGGGCGCCGGCGGAGGTGCCCGTGTCGACGCTGACACACTCCCACTCGCCGCTCTCGCAGTTGCGGCGGTAGGCGTTCTCGACGACCGTCGCGTCGCCCTCGACGAGGCCGTTGCGGGCGTTGACGGTGTCCATCGTTCCGGTGGGCAGCGACGAGAGGTTGAACCGCTGGTCCTGTAAGGCGTGGACGAGTTCGTGAGCCAATGTGAGCTCGCCCTCCAGCGTCGCGGGGTCGGACTCGCTGACGATGACGAGTCGTTCGGCCCCCGGTTGATAGAAGCCGAGGACGTTGTCGCCGCGGTTCCCTCGCCGTACGTCGACGATGTCGCGGTCCGACCCGACGAGCAACAGCGCCTCGTACTGGGTGTTCTGTAAGACGCGGGTGTCCTCGCCCGGTTCCGGCGTGGTGACGTTGCCGAACTCCTCGCGGTACTCCCGTCTGGAGATGATGTCGACGTCGACGCGCTCCTCGAAGCGCTGATTCCGGAGCAGTTGGACGCGTGCCATCGCCCGCGAGACGACTGCCTCCTGTTGACCCTCCGTGAGTCCGTCGGCAGCGTCGAACTCGAAGGTGGCGTTGTGCCAGTAGCCGTCGTAGTAGCCTAACCGTTCGTCGTCGGGCGGTGGGGCGGGTTCGGGCGCGGGCGATTGATAGCCGGCCGAACAGCCCGCTAACACGAGCAGCACCGCCAGAGCAATCGCCGCCGTCGGTCGCCGCTTCATTACCGACACCGACGGCCTCCACGAGCAAAAGTTCACGGCAGTCGGTCACCTCGGTTCCCCGTCCGTGGCGGGACAACGGTTTTGCGCTCGCCGTCCGAATCGGCGCCCATGAGCCTCGAACTGGACCCGGACAGCACCGCCGTCGTCGTCGTCGACATGCAGAACGGCTTCTGTCACCCGGATGGGTCGCTGTACGCGCCCGGCAGCGAAGAGGCCCTCCAGCCGTGTGCCGACCTCGTGGACGACGCCCGCACCGCGGG contains:
- a CDS encoding Hvo_1808 family surface protein, which gives rise to MKRRPTAAIALAVLLVLAGCSAGYQSPAPEPAPPPDDERLGYYDGYWHNATFEFDAADGLTEGQQEAVVSRAMARVQLLRNQRFEERVDVDIISRREYREEFGNVTTPEPGEDTRVLQNTQYEALLLVGSDRDIVDVRRGNRGDNVLGFYQPGAERLVIVSESDPATLEGELTLAHELVHALQDQRFNLSSLPTGTMDTVNARNGLVEGDATVVENAYRRNCESGEWECVSVDTGTSAGAPGENFHFGVYYAGFFPYSEGPSFVNYHRERGGWDAIDPMYDDVPDTSAEVVYAQTYGADAYGTATVADHNDTEWNRVTPASGPDHATVGQAGLVSMFAYTLADGYDRENALIDSDAFYNRNETTGRLDSTRPFTYDVSYAEGWYADRLHAYAAGNETAYVWNVTFDDRANATEFYGGHADLLEYWGAETVETREGATVWRFTVADSPFDGAVWVERDGRSVTVVHAPTDEDLGDVYAPAEG